The Misgurnus anguillicaudatus chromosome 21, ASM2758022v2, whole genome shotgun sequence genome includes a window with the following:
- the znf408 gene encoding zinc finger protein 408 isoform X5 translates to MRDSIHSVLRSLPRGLTLGPSLAIDGQLGLWCVGQGLEKGTLLGLGEPDKMLTKERLEEQVLQSTRQSVFKGQLTDELYWMSYACSTQNKEEMNVRLLEVDERPCLQVSQDIKPGKELLLWADKQNLLLEPVKPEDKTTAMQIKACKHGPPKREQEEALAVTPLDQPAGCASDPVHSVSEQNTGTKVMQEDAKPQIKRNKPRIKMKRNAKDLKTSSSQRQNGKDETHDENKDEHGEELNLREEIENSSESTLQALSSEQLEPERSLRASSRLAAKPRKVHSDEHNFEFQSPKKKLRRTKKLSNKGERSDNHKARQESQLFLSIREKRYKCDQCDKRFFQLCHLKKHKFTHQDQKPYMCTECGKGYSSQESFQAHLLMHRGQKPFKCQHCDKSYGLKRDLKDHQVLHTGEKPFVCDICGKAFVRRASLRVHTEVHRSKAPDYQVTKFKCPECNKELANPASLRNHMRLHSGERPYVCQHCNKSFRQRGNLQGHLRIHTGEKPYKCKNCDQRFSQLPELRRHLIVHTGELYLCPVCGKALRDPQTLRAHERLHTGDRPYKCEQCGKGYTMASKLRRHLNTHLGEKPYQCHVCGVKYTMMQSLQRHMKSHKHQAGQLLLKHGRPKVSGGKALKSKPGKSDVVGSEVGQAVAYIQPPQDFTIVSHPESVVLDSGVYHHGSIVLGKGVEKGLEQIEFSENIFEIVVPESNSQCVVVQEQPSNVKCIEVQEYNDLVVQDNNPNDNCIVVSEEDVNNGLVILQGQDDLSSVAETVEIETGV, encoded by the exons ATGAGAGATTCCATTCACAGCGTGCTGAGATCATTACCACGAGGGCTGACACTAGGGCCATCTCTGGCCATAGATGGACAGCTGGGTTTGTGGTGTGTTGGGCAAGGGTTAGAGAAAGGCACTCTGCTAGGTCTGGGGGAACCTGACAAAATGCTCACAAAGGAAAGGTTGGAAGAG CAGGTATTACAAAGTACAAGGCAGTCTGTATTCAAAGGGCAACTTACAGATGAACTGTATTGGATGAG TTATGCCTGCAGTACTCAGAATAAGGAAGAGATGAATGTCAGATTGCTTGAGGTGGATGAAAGGCCGTGTCTACAGGTCAGCCAAGACATTAAACCAGGAAAAGAATTGCTCCTCTGGGCAGATAAACAAAATCTCCTTCTTGAGCCCGTGAAGCCAGAAGATAAAACAACAGCAATGCAAATAAAAGCCTGCAAACATGGTCCACCAAAAAGAGAGCAAGAGGAAGCTCTGGCGGTGACCCCTTTAGATCAGCCTGCAGGCTGTGCAT CAGATCCTGTTCACAGTGTTTCAGAACAAAACACTGGTACGAAAGTCATGCAAGAGGATGCAAAACCTCAAATTAAGAGAAATAAACCTCGAATCAAGATGAAAAGGAATGCAAAGGACCTTAAAACCTCGAGTTCCCAAAGGCAGAATGGGAAAGATGAGACACATGATGAGAATAAAGATGAGCATGGAGAGGAGCTTAATCTCAGAGAGGAGATTGAAAACAGCAGTGAGTCTACATTACAAGCCCTTTCATCAGAACAGCTGGAGCCAGAGAGAAGCCTGAGAGCCAGCTCGCGCCTGGCAGCTAAACCAAGAAAAGTGCACTCAGACGAACATAACTTCGAATTTCAATCACCTAAAAAGAAGTTACGCCGCACAAAAAAGCTTTCAAATAAAGGTGAGAGAAGTGACAACCATAAAGCCAGGCAAGAATCGCAACTTTTCCTCAGTATACGAGAGAAGAGATACAAATGTGACCAATGTGACAAGCGTTTCTTTCAGTTGTGTCATCTAAAGAAACACAAATTTACACATCAAGATCAGAAGCCATACATGTGCACTGAATGTGGTAAAGGCTACAGCTCACAGGAAAGCTTCCAAGCCCACCTGCTAATGCACCGAGGTCAGAAGCCCTTTAAATGCCAACACTGTGACAAAAGCTACGGCTTAAAACGTGACCTCAAAGACCATCAGGTGCTCCACACGGGTGAAAAACCGTTTGTCTGTGACATCTGTGGAAAAGCTTTTGTGCGACGAGCCTCGCTGCGCGTCCACACAGAAGTTCATCGAAGCAAAGCGCCTGACTACCAGGTTACTAAGTTCAAGTGCCCAGAATGCAATAAAGAACTGGCCAATCCTGCTTCTTTGAGGAACCACATGCGACTGCACAGTGGAGAACGGCCGTACGTCTGCCAGCACTGCAACAAGAGCTTTCGGCAACGTGGGAATCTGCAGGGACACTTGCgcattcacactggagagaaaccttacaagTGCAAAAACTGTGACCAGCGCTTTTCTCAGCTGCCGGAACTGCGCAGACATCTGATTGTACACACGGGTGAGCTGTATCTGTGTCCCGTGTGCGGTAAGGCTTTACGGGACCCTCAGACACTAAGGGCCCATGAACGCCTGCACACAGGAGACAGGCCCTATAAATGTGAACAATGTGGGAAAGGGTACACGATGGCATCCAAGCTGCGGCGCCACTTGAATACTCATCTTGGGGAGAAGCCATACCAGTGCCACGTGTGTGGAGTTAAATACACAATGATGCAGAGTCTTCAGAGGCACATGAAGTCACACAAGCACCAGGCCGGCCAATTGTTGCTAAAGCATGGTCGACCCAAAGTGTCAGGAGGTAAAGCATTGAAGAGCAAGCCTGGGAAGAGTGACGTCGTCGGATCGGAGGTGGGACAGGCTGTGGCGTACATTCAACCCCCTCAGGACTTCACAATAGTGTCTCATCCCGAAAGTGTAGTTTTGGACTCTGGAGTTTACCATCATGGCTCAATAGTTTTGGGAAAGGGAGTTGAGAAGGGGCTTGAACAAATTGAGTTCAGTGAGAATATTTTTGAAATTGTTGTCCCGGAAAGCAATTCTCAGTGTGTGGTAGTACAAGAACAGCCTTCGAATGTCAAATGTATAGAGGTACAGGAATACAATGATTTAGTTGTCCAGGACAACAATCCCAATGACAACTGTATTGTAGTTTCAGAAGAGGATGTTAATAATGGTTTGGTCATATTACAAGGTCAGGATGATTTAAGCTCAGTAGCTGAAACTGTAGAAATAGAAACAGGGGTGTAA